In the genome of Vicia villosa cultivar HV-30 ecotype Madison, WI linkage group LG7, Vvil1.0, whole genome shotgun sequence, one region contains:
- the LOC131618126 gene encoding unknown seed protein USP-like gives MEFTSLSILALLCVALMGTNASKSGEEYWKSIWPDTPVPKILSDLVLMDNTELIRGQEMKQYWTVFFNHDLYPGKQISLGIQKQSYVQPSRSNAQILIEKASPHFSTKEEVEKSMKPLKDLAWHGEATKEDIKEQIQPFGAWRNEAAKKENEEPIQPFGAWRNEKEIEEPIQPFGAWRNEKEIDEPIQPFGAWRNEKEIEEPIQPFGAWRNEKEIKEPIQPFEAWRNEEINKEIERPNKHFEAVVWPHKTTIKKIEKVSQTSITRPSGEKEAHVIHDYCEKPSAIGEDRHCVTSLESMMDFAISKLGKNIKVMSSSFAQNQNQYVMEEVRKIGDKAVMCHKMNLKNVVFYCHQVNATTIYKVPLVASDGTKSNALTICHHDTRGMNANALYKVLKVRPGTVPICHFIGNKAIAWVPNDNVSEYDDCPRVI, from the exons GTGGCTCTTATGGGAACTAATGCATCTAAGTCAGGAGAAGAATATTGGAAATCAATTTGGCCAGACACTCCTGTACCTAAGATTCTTTCAGATTTGGTGCTAATGG ATAACACAGAGCTCATTAGAGGACAAGAGATGAAACAATATTGGACTGTCTTTTTCAACCATGATCTTTATCCTGGAAAACAAATAAGTTTGGGGATTCAAAAGCAATCATATGTTCAACCATCACGATCAAATGCACAAATACTTATAGAAAAAGCAAGCCCACATTTTTCAACTAAAGAAGAAGTTGAGAAATCAATGAAACCTTTAAAAGATTTGGCATGGCATGGCGAAGCAACTAAAGAAGATATAAAGGAACAAATCCAACCTTTTGGAGCTTGGCGCAATGAAGCAGCTAAAAAAGAAAATGAGGAGCCAATTCAACCTTTTGGGGCATGGCGCAATGAAAAAGAAATAGAGGAGCCAATTCAACCTTTTGGAGCATGGcggaatgaaaaagaaatagatGAGCCAATACAACCTTTTGGAGCATGGCGCAATGAAAAAGAAATAGAGGAGCCAATTCAACCTTTTGGAGCATGGCggaatgaaaaagaaattaaGGAGCCAATCCAACCTTTTGAGGCATGGCGAAATGAAGAGATTAATAAAGAAATTGAGAGACCAAACAAACATTTTGAAGCTGTAGTATGGCCTCATAAAACaaccattaaaaaaattgaaaaagtaaGTCAAACTTCCATAACTCGCCCATCAGGTGAAAAAGAGGCACACGTTATTCATGATTATTGTGAGAAACCATCAGCCATAGGGGAAGATAGGCATTGTGTAACATCACTAGAATCAATGATGGATTTCGCCATTTCAAAGCTTGGGAAGAATATTAAAGTGATGTCAAGTTCatttgctcaaaatcaaaatcaatatgTGATGGAGGAAGTGAGGAAAATCGGAGACAAAGCAGTTATGTGccataaaatgaatttaaaaaatgtTGTATTCTATTGCCACCAAGTCAATGCCACAACCATTTACAAGGTTCCATTAGTGGCCTCTGATGGAACTAAATCAAATGCGCTTACTATTTGCCACCATGATACAAGAGGTATGAATGCTAATGCACTTTATAAAGTTCTCAAAGTTAGACCTGGAACTGTCCCTATTTGTCATTTTATTGGCAACAAGGCTATAGCATGGGTTCCTAATGATAATGTGAGTGAGTATGATGATTGTCCTCGTGTCATCTAG